The sequence TGAACAGGTCGTTCTCAAGGGTAATCGTAATATtatctacaaaaaaaaaaaaaataataaaataaaataaaatataggacatataaaaaaaacatataataatattatttcttctaaAAAGTAGATACTAAAATATACAGATTCATCAttataagaagaaaaaaaaaatataaatataaatataaatataaatcatttatacaaatataataatattaattatgttCACATAAaatcaacatatatatatatatatatatatatatagatgcACTTATATTTTCATACCTCCATTCATTTCAATATTCGATCGCTTCATTAGAAAGTCAGTCAACGTTACAGTAGATATAGTGGTTGCTAAAAGCAATCCATCATTTTCTAAAAAATTTTCAATAATTTTGAAAAACTTTTTTGACGacttttcattatatataacataatgtAAAGCCAAattaatagaaataatatcgaacattatatttttacttttccatttcctataaaatttattatttaaaatatcaccttgtaaaaaaataaaattgtcATTATTACATAAGCCTTTCATATCATTTTGATTTAATCTTTCTTTTGCTAATTCGATTTCCTTTTTTGATAAATCAATACCTACATACACTTTATTTTGTAcactattatattttaacataTCTTGTCCATGTCCACAAGCTAAATCTAAGATCTTCGAATTATAAGATACAAAAAATAGAATCATAATCCTTTTGACTTCATTATTAAATACcctaatatatttaatattactcttttttaataatataacttttttcttatcataATGTTTTCGTATCTCTTCATTAACATCACCAATCATTTTAGggaaataatattcatatttaatcGAATTGTTTTTTAatctatttattaaattcattAAACAATcgaaatttttataaaagttatatatcatataatgtaatttattagacttatatttttgttcatttttatcatccgTAAGATTATTATCACTAATGTGTATTTCCTCGTTTCTATTATTACACTTTTTATATTCCTTTATTAATTTCTCTATATCTATATGCATATCGATATTTATTTTCCAGTCTTTTTCTATTTCAAACAGTTTCCCTATGAGGTTTCTTTTCTTCTCTCCCTTATTTATTTGGTTATCactattcattttttctcgACAGTTAATTTGTTCATCATCATTCTTCGCATGATTATTCATTTCATCATCATTCGTTACATGATTATTCATTTCATCATCATTCTTCACATGATTATTCATTTCATCATCATTCTTCACATGATTATTCATTTCATCATCATTCTTCACATGATTATTCATTTCATCATCATTCGTCACATGGTTATTCATTTCATCATCATTCTTCACATGATTATTCATTTCATCATCATTCTTCACATGATTATTCATTTCATCATCATTCGTCACATGGTTATTCATTTCATCATCATTCGTCACATGGTTATTCATTTCATCATCATTCTTCACATTATCATTCCTTTTATCATCATTCCCTTTGTCCTTTTTAATTTcgtacatttttattatatcataattttctAAAAAGTGCTCATACggaatattataattcattttaCAATTTTTCAGTTTTTTCGTTTTAGCAatatgaagatataaattACATCCCTTATACTTGTCATCACAACAAAAgttatatatggatatatcttttacatatcttttctttatcttaatattttcttcgtTAAGAGTATTTACACAAAAACTTGCATTGTTCATATatgtatcatttttattattatggcCATAAATATCATGATTATTTGGTAAAATATGTTCTTGTccatttgttatatattcataagaAGATAAACATAAGCATTGGTTGTATGAGCTATTAGGATAATAAACACACACAATATCATTTTCTActtctttaaatatttttatatttgtcaaactattatcatcattattgttatcattattattgttatattcCTGGTCATAATGATCATCCTCCTTCTTAtcaatttcatttttattttttttctttaatattttttttttttcctttttttttatttgtactGGAGCTTTCCATttggaatatataattttccttttatataatatttgattTTTATCATTGCCTCTATCATCGTAATCTTCACTACTCTTATCATTAGATGAATTATAGGATTCATCTGCACTACCTTCTTCTACtaacttttttaatttttcaatatataatttatctttatcgatttttttttttttttttttcttttttattaatttctcATGTACATGTTCATTCATAATTTCatcatcctttttttttctttccttaTCCTCTTCCTTTTTAActtctttatataaatttattaacacATCACTATCCGCACATACACTAGAAGAGCTGTCATCATTTTTActgttttcattattattttcattaatagACGAATTTAGAAATTCTTTTCCttgttcatcatttttataatcttctgatttgttcatatttattttattttttttttctttctcttgTTTgacatcataataatataattcttcgatttcaaaaattttttctaatattttaaatttatatttgctcttatgtatattaaataaatcaacatatatataattaagcacctcattatctatattaaatttatatttataattattattactaatcTTTTGTAATATAGTTTCATTAAGTATAGGTAGATTAATTAGTTCATCATTAAATGTACCTCTTAATTCAACAACACTACTATgaatgttaatatattttttattattttctaaacagttttttaaaaaatttattatttctatacttattttattctctatatttacatttttataatcatcaaatataacatatggTTTTATTTGTATAGAATTATCTTTATGAAATAAATCGAGTTTTATAAcatcattaatttttaacTTCTTTTTAatcaataaatttatttcattaaacAAATTATTCTTATCAAGATATATTTCATCATTCTTTTTACGTATATAATCACCTTTAATGGtaactttcttttttaaattattctttttatcttGAAATATCAAACTATTTTTTAATGTCGATGGTTTTACacttattaaattatttttatcatctttaAAACTTacaaaattttctttatctCTTTTCATCCCAACATAGTTTCCATCATAATCATCATTATGATTCTTATCCTTTTTTTCGTTCAGTATAATATCTTCACTATataaattgttattatcGTGATCCTTCATATTATTCCTTACATTCTTTTCCTTCTCCTCAAATATAATTTCATCTTTACCTTTCAAATTCTCAGCGTtcatatttgtataaataaaaataatatatatcaaataacatctttaaatataaaatcacGAAAATAAgtcaataaataaagaaatatatattaatatatcctttttttttaatggtatataatattatatacctcccttaatattatgttaaagtactttatatatatataataaaataaataaataaataaataaataaataaaatataaactaaataaaaatatataaatattatatataaatatatatatatatatatttatttatttaattatttatttattttatatttatttacttaaTATTTTACCTTTACGTACTTCATTGTTTATTACCtatattttcaaaaacaaatttataGAATATTCGGAAATAAAATGGGCCggaaaatgataaataaaaataaagaatcaatatttaatatatattttaatttttttttttatatttagtaTGATTTTTCTAAGACATATTTATGGAATACAtcaaaagagaaaaaattttatttaatgcacaaaaattaaaaatttaatatatatataatatatatatatatatatatatatattatatatatgtataatataatatttatgcatATCCTaaaggtatatataattatttatgcCTACAAGgataaacaataatatatatattacattattcCAAAccgtttttatatttttatatataccaactttatataatatttttaactccttttaataataatgttatgataatgaaaagaaCACCTTAATTATTACTCTCATAAGTaggaaataatgaaataaataaaaaaaaaaaatatatatattatatatatataaactatgAATTTTATAGCTAATTGAAAAAGATATTTTATTCAGAAAAACTTTAAGCATACTCTTAAATTCAATGATAttaattcttaaaaaaagaaaagaaaaaacaattCTTTTAACAGGACCATATTATAtacactatatatatatgtatatatatatatatattatatttaaatattgaaaatttAAAACCTTTTTacatgttaatatataaaaaataaaatacttttatataaaaaaaaatatatattattatacaacttacatattatatataaaatatgtgtatatataattttgtttttttatttattccgAAGAAATACTTTAATTCCTTATTAAGCTTAAtgtcttaaaaaaaatatatcaactTGAACTTTCTTAAAGTAttacataaaattaaaattttttttgtattctttaacaaaaaaaaaaaaaaaaaaaaaaaaaaaaaaaaaaaaaacttttttttttttataatataaaacttaTATCCGACTAGCACAAAatcatacatacatacatatatatatatatatatatatatatgtaatatttttatgtattttaaagtttatgtttttctttttcatttcaaTCTGacaatatttatcatatatgtacaaattTTAGCATGTAATAtttctgaaaaaaaaaaaatatttcacgtataatatatatatgtatatattatttacaatttagacaaaaaaaaaaaaaaaaaaaaaattaaaaataaaataaataaaaatatataaatgttatgttttatatatttttttattttattataattttaatttttttctgtgTATTTTTCAGAgtggttttatttttttcctttttttttttttttttttttttgttcgtATAATTCGTAATAGCTGTAAAATATGTAATGGTAGTAAACTTAAAATAGAAATTCATTTCCTCTTttccctttttatttttattatttttatcatcatcttctttttttttcttttttttttttttttttttgtgtgtgcgcgtgtatgtaatttttattttaatatagaaATTTTCTATTGTTttgtttaaaataataaatataaaataaaaaaaaatacattttaatattaataaaaagaatatttgaATTAAGTTTATAGCaaccataatatattatattcaatgTATCATCATTTCTATCCGTTTGttttaaataatgtaaaaatatacatacacaaaaatatatatatatataaatacaaatatatgtgtgtatatgattaataaataataataataatataataataataaaaaaaaaaaaaaaaatgagtaTTCATATCAGTGATGAAGAAGCAGAAGGAAGAAATTTtgatcaaaaaaataaaataagtagtcatgaaaaaaatcaaatCATAAACaactttattattaattataacatgaaaaaggaaaatgatataaaccaaataaatgaaataaatgaaataaatggAACTAATCAAAGtgtaaatagaaaaaaaaatatggacacagtttataagaatattataaacatgTCAAACAACATGACCCAAATGTATAATAGTATGAACAACATGTCACACAATATAATCAATGCGTCACATGATATGATGGACGCTTCAGGAAATATAAACAGTCATATAAATGACACGAATAATCaaacaaattatatgatgagcagtcatataaataatatcgagaatgaaacaaataatatgatgACTAGCCAAATAAACATCTTAAATCAGAATCCATATATTAGAACCAGACACATAAACACTGACGATATGAACCAATTAGACAACATCAGTAGTCAGACATCCcctaatattaataataactgCACTACAAAATACAACGATATAAACAACTCTTATGTGAATGTTCTATACTTtagaaaattaaaattaaataaaaagttgtttgaaaaattaaaaaataaaaatattgtaatatatttaaaatataaagatagCACGTGTACTAgtgaaaaaatagaaataaccGATCCTGagattaataatttatatttatgcttTTTAGTTACAGAACCGTTTTTAGAAAACGAAAAGAAAATTGTTAAAATCTATATCAAATGTTTTAAAGATggcaaatataaaatattatcgtTTGGATTTGTAGAATTAAATTTTGTTGATTTTAGTGAAAaattttatagaaaaaaaagttaCATGTTAtgttatgataaaaaaaataataaatatatttttggttatttcatattaattCTAGcaaatcaaataaaatgGAAGGTATGTGATAATAAAgtattttatgaatatatcaaaaaGTCCTATTTTGTATCCAATCGTAAGAATTATGATcaacaaatattttatatatgtaaaaaaatacaaaaaaaattattacaatcATATTATACAAACACAACTAATCCTTATAGAAATTTACATAATCAAGctttattaaaacattttaGTGTCACCCATAGTTGCCCAGGTACTTTTAGTCTGAATACTactaaaaacaaaaattcaTACGATCATTACAAAAACGAAAATGATATAGAAAcaaaaaatcaaaattatCTTTATGATATTAAAAAGTCTAAATCATTAATACCTTTGAATCTTATGAAAAATGACATATTATATCCACAATTATCtcatgataattataaaataaagagCATGATACATAATAGTTATAATATTGCAAATTATACtacatataaagaaaaatggggacatgaaaatttatatgaaatgaaaaaaaataattctatTCAAGAGAAAAATGATATGTCAATGAATTTTAAAGGTATAGAAAAAGGAACagcaaattttttattaaatcatgaaaaaaatgaacaaattaaagaatataaagacaagtatcaaaaaaataatacttatCAAAGTGAACAAAATTGTGATATCAAacaatattatgaaaaaaatgaacaaattaatgaatataaagacaagtatcaaaaaaataatacttatCAAAGGGAACAAAATTGTGATATCAAacaatattatgaaaaaaatgaacaaattaaTGAATACAAAAACAagtatcaaaaaaataatacttatCAAAGTGAACAAAATTGTGATATCAAacaatattatgaaaaaaatgaacaaattaatgaatataaagacaagtatcaaaaaaataatacttatCAAAGTGAACAAAATTGCGATATCAATACTCTTGATATAAAACAAGTCACAAATCAAATAGAAGATATTAAAAGTGAACAAAATAACgtatattcaaatataacAGAAAATCCCTTTTTTAATACCGATGAATACGAAATTAATCATTCATTCAATAATATACACGAATATAATGATAcagataaaaatgaatatataaaaaataacgtAGATAACGAAGAAGAGGAAtcaatagaaaaaaatatttttgataatattatatgtgaaAAGTTGCAGAACATTCTAAATAATGGCATTGAAAGTTTTATACAAGAAATACAATTCATACTTGAacatttaaagaaaaaaataataaaaaaaaatgattatttcttaaatcaattaaaaaatgatcatatatatgaatataatccAGAAATGAATTCCCAAAACATAAATGAACATAACGAAGAATATACATTAGaagattatataattaaatccaaatataataataatgtaaaaaatgatattatgaGTATATTACAAAATTGTTTAAATaccacattattatatattaaatgtattttaaaagatactAACATAAACAAGcaagaaaaaaacatttttgcagcatatgaaaatatcgttaaaaatataaaacaagcTGTATCACATTATGTAATCGAAAATGAAACATTTAAtcatgatatattaaatacgGATATATTAactcaaaataaaaatatttctttacaTACCTCTCTTTCAAAATCAAGAAACTCTATTACAAACAAAAATTGtaaattaacaaaaatagaaattcaagaaaatgaaatggaatcagataaagaaaaatatttaggtcattataataaaacatcaaatgtgttaaaagaaaaaaataacatgaaTTCATACATTAATAGTGATGAAACATTAAGTTCATCATCACTATCAACTTGTTCAAATGAATctcacaaaaaaataaaacttaTGAGTAGACAAATAGAACATTTCAAAatgaattcatatataaatgaaaatatatcaaGCGCTTtcaaatattatgaacacAAATGGAAGAATAAATTGGCAAAAATTGGggcatatatataacttcaaaaaaaaaaaaatatatatatatatattatatatatatatatataatgtgtatttatttttatatgaatttttttcttttttttttttcattgatccatttatgattatataatcttaaattacatatttgtttttatttttcaccttgttttgtaatttattttgatatatatatatatatatatatttatctattgATTTATAGATTAAAAATTGACagcttttctttttttttttttttttttttttgggaacatatttgatataaatatttctttataaaataaaaaattcgataattattcttattccacatatataataaaaattggtAAATGAAGTATAAatgcatataaataaatgtatataaccTCAGCAACATTTCTGCAATATGGTAAAGTGAAATGTATATAGAGAGGAGTTTCTTTTTTcgtcatattataatatataatatataatatataatatatatatatatatatatatatatatatatataatatatttttcaagtCTTAATTGTGCTCCTTTATGTTTTGTcaacatttaaaaatattatacctATATGCTAacacatttattataaaacagtattaaaaaaaaaaaaaaaaaaattttttttaaaatacataGAATAATCATTCAATCAATattaggtatatatatatatatatatatatatataataaaatcaaTCTGAATGTAATATTAatcattaataaaaattttataatactatcattttataatatatatatatataaatttatttatttatttttaatagtaCTCCATAATATGAAGCTATAACATACTGGTACATATTTTATGATGTTTCCTtgtataaataacatatataaaataaaaaaaatcataaatGTGAAAAGTAAAAGATTTTCTAAGTATTTTTTTAGTGAACCATTCATATTCAACTTTGAAAATTtggaaaatttaaaaaaaattaaagaccCCTCTGTAAATGATTACTCCtcacaaaaaataaatgaagataaaCATATAGAACAAAATCAGGAACTGCCAAAAACTAGTAATGTAGATAATGTAAAAGGTTATAATCATTTGATAGATATCTACACCAGTTTTGATAAAGATGCCTTAAAGAAAACGAGAAAAGTATATAACATTGTCGAGAGGAAATTAAGAAAATTTGAAAACACtcctttaaataaatatttctatatattttacaaaaatgaaaaatatttatcagAAGTagaaattatacatattgtaTATTTGGCTTTAAAAAATAGGAAATGTCATTTATTAGATAAGGATGAgcaaattaatattaatatagatgctgatataatatttaatcaagaacaattaaataaaacaagaaatgataataatttagaaGATATATCATGTAATACGAGTGTGAATTCGTATGATATAAAAGAGTCGAAAGTTGAATATGATGTCCAAAATAAGGTgtgtgaaaaatataattcgtatgataataataataataataataataataatatattagaatCATATAATACAAGAAATGTTtcatatgaagaaaatataaaaaatgatattccaaataatttagataatataaaagaaataaaaacgAATGCATTGAACACaataaatcataataataataataaatataataatatcaaaatTGATGAAAAGGGACAAAATGACTATGTATATAAActactttatatattaaataataaacttaagttaaacaaaaattatattataaaattcaccattaaagatatatataaattatcctATTGCCAAcatcattatcatatttattataataattttataccCTTATATCTCTGtgcatttttaaaaagagaaataaattatataaaacaaaataaaaatatatatcaaataaaagatgaaaatcAACTAGATTTTCTCTTAAATCTATTGAttcttgaaaaaaaaaatttaaacacatatttctttcatatattatatgattatcTATTTCATgtcataaaaaaagaaaacctTTATAACATCACATGTAAACATGTATGTttgttattaaatataaatcgTTTTGAATCTACTAAATATGATATGTTCTTTTTCTTACGCATGGAAAGGGATAAGGATATAATGAGAAAGTTAAGTTTgaaagatataaattatttattattttatcaattgaaaaatgaaata is a genomic window of Plasmodium falciparum 3D7 genome assembly, chromosome: 7 containing:
- a CDS encoding mRNA cap guanine-N7 methyltransferase, putative, with the translated sequence MNAENLKGKDEIIFEEKEKNVRNNMKDHDNNNLYSEDIILNEKKDKNHNDDYDGNYVGMKRDKENFVSFKDDKNNLISVKPSTLKNSLIFQDKKNNLKKKVTIKGDYIRKKNDEIYLDKNNLFNEINLLIKKKLKINDVIKLDLFHKDNSIQIKPYVIFDDYKNVNIENKISIEIINFLKNCLENNKKYINIHSSVVELRGTFNDELINLPILNETILQKISNNNYKYKFNIDNEVLNYIYVDLFNIHKSKYKFKILEKIFEIEELYYYDVKQEKEKKNKINMNKSEDYKNDEQGKEFLNSSINENNNENSKNDDSSSSVCADSDVLINLYKEVKKEEDKERKKKDDEIMNEHVHEKLIKKKKKKKKIDKDKLYIEKLKKLVEEGSADESYNSSNDKSSEDYDDRGNDKNQILYKRKIIYSKWKAPVQIKKKEKKKILKKKNKNEIDKKEDDHYDQEYNNNNDNNNDDNSLTNIKIFKEVENDIVCVYYPNSSYNQCLCLSSYEYITNGQEHILPNNHDIYGHNNKNDTYMNNASFCVNTLNEENIKIKKRYVKDISIYNFCCDDKYKGCNLYLHIAKTKKLKNCKMNYNIPYEHFLENYDIIKMYEIKKDKGNDDKRNDNVKNDDEMNNHVTNDDEMNNHVTNDDEMNNHVKNDDEMNNHVKNDDEMNNHVTNDDEMNNHVKNDDEMNNHVKNDDEMNNHVKNDDEMNNHVTNDDEMNNHAKNDDEQINCREKMNSDNQINKGEKKRNLIGKLFEIEKDWKINIDMHIDIEKLIKEYKKCNNRNEEIHISDNNLTDDKNEQKYKSNKLHYMIYNFYKNFDCLMNLINRLKNNSIKYEYYFPKMIGDVNEEIRKHYDKKKVILLKKSNIKYIRVFNNEVKRIMILFFVSYNSKILDLACGHGQDMLKYNSVQNKVYVGIDLSKKEIELAKERLNQNDMKGLCNNDNFIFLQGDILNNKFYRKWKSKNIMFDIISINLALHYVIYNEKSSKKFFKIIENFLENDGLLLATTISTVTLTDFLMKRSNIEMNGDNITITLENDLFTIKFDQENLLKIFKNKICLEEFIEFINNNSGSQIKYDYFSNLIRYSLDNVVGIKYYFYLYDTIDAHEFVIPQTYLKKKLEELDMVELFNNTAIMFLHYITNNLETYEKYDNIKYFHLLNKTIDHNIFKNIKERINKIHGYSRDSQIYYDICSLYHVYVYKKNFDATIFGTM